TGATCATCCCGCTGGTGCTGCTCGTGGTGCTGCTGATCCTGTGCGCCCTGCTCCGCGCCCTGATCGCCCCGCTGCTCCTGATCGGCACGGTGGTGCTGTCCTTCGCCGCCGCGCTGGGGATCAGCGCGCTCGTGTTCCGGCACCTCTTCGACTACGCGGGTGAGACGACGGACTTCCCGCTGTTCGTCTTCGTCTTCCTGGTGGCGCTGGGCATCGACTACAACATCTTCCTGACCACCCGGATCCGCGAGGAGGCCGGCCGACAGGGCACGCGCCCGGGGGTGGTCACGGGCCTCGCCGCCACCGGCGCGGTCATCACGTCGGCGGGGCTGGTCCTGGCGGGCACGTTCGCCGTCCTCGGGACGCTGCCGATGGTGGCCTTCGCCGAGATCGGGTTCACGGTCGCCCTCGGCGTCCTGCTCGACACGTTCATCGTGCGCTCGGTCCTCGTGACGTCCCTGTTCCTGGACGTGGGCCCGAGGATCTGGTGGCCGAACCGACTGTCCCAGGAGACGGGCCACACCCCCGCGGCCGGCCCTTCCGACTGACCGGACCGACCGCCCCCTGCGGGCCGCGCGATAAAAGCCGCGGGCCGATCAGCCGGTCCGGCGGATCAACGCCAGATACATGGCGTCCGTCCCGTGCACATGCGGCCAGAGCTGAACGTCCGGGCCCTCGCCCAGGGACGGGACGTCCACGAAGAGCGGGCGGGCGTCGATGAGTTCGGCGTCCTTCTCCTTGAGTACGTCGTTGACCACGGCCCGGGTCTCGGCGAGGTGCGGCGAGCAGGTGGCGTACCCGACGACACCGCCGACCCGCACCGAGTCGAGCGCGGTGCGCAGCAGTCCGCGCTGCAACGGGGCGAACCCGTCCAGGTCGGCGGGCCGCCGCCGCCAGCGCGCCTCGGGCCGCCGCCGCAGGGCACCGAGCCCGGTGCACGGCACGTCCATCAGCACGCGGTCGAAGGTCCCCGGGCGCCACGGCGGCCGGGTCCCGTCGGCGGCGATCACCTGGTACGGCCCGGGGTTTCCGGCGAGCGCGTTCGCGACCAGTTTGGCCCGGTGCGGTTGCTTCTCGGAGGCGAGCAGCACGGCCCCACGCTCGGCGGCGAGCCCGGCGAGCATGGCCGCCTTGCCGCCCGGTCCTGCGCATCCGTCGAGCCATGCCCGGTCGGGTCCGTCGAGGGGCGCGTTCGCGAGAGCGATCGCCACGAGCTGGCTGCCCTCGTCCTGGACGCCGGCCCGTCCTTCGCGTACGGCGTCGATGGCGCCCGGTTCGCCGCCCTCGGACAGCCGCACCGCGTACGGCGACCAGCGGCCCGGCAGCGCGGCCTCCGCGCCGACCTCGCCGAGGATCCCGTCGGCGGTGGCGCGACCGGGCCTGGCGACCAGGGTCACCTCTGGCCGTTCGTTGTCGGCCTCCAGCAGATCCTCGATGCCGGCGCGTCCGCCGCCGAGCGAGTCCCACAGCGCCGAGACGATCCACCGCGGATGCGAGTGCACGACCGCGAGGTGGTCCTCGGCGTCCTCGTCGTAGGGCGGGGCGACCTGCTCGATCCAGGCGTCCAGCTCCTGCCGGGAGATCTTGCGGAGCACGGCGTTGACGAACTTCGCCCGCCCGTCGCCGAGCACGATCCGCGCGAGGTCGACGGTCGCGGACACGGCGGCGTGCGTCGGGATCCGTGTCCCGAGCAATTGATGCGCGCCCAGGCTCAGGACGTCCAGGACCGGCGGGTCGACCTCGCGCAGCGGCCGGTCCACGCAGGCGGCGATGACGGCGTCGTACGTCCCCTGTCTGCGCAGTGTTCCGTAGACCAGCTCCGTGGCCAGCGCGGCGTCGCGGCCGTCGAAGTCGCCCTGCTCCCGCGCCTTGCGCAGGAGGGGCGGCAGTACGAGATTCGCATACGCGTCCCTCTCGTCCACCGCCCGCAAAGCATCGAAGGCAAGCATGCGGACCGGGTCCTGCTTCGGACGACGGTAGGGCTTGCCCTGCTGACGGGGCCGACGAGTCTGCTCACTCACGAAAAAGGTGCTCCGGCTCAAGGTAGATACCCCTCCAGGTTACGCGCCTTTAACGCCCCCCAGCCCCCGGGCCCACTCCCACTTTCCAGGGGCGCGGGAACTGCGCACGCCCACCACGGCAGGCCCCCACACCCTCAGACCCGCTCCCACCCCCACCACCTCCAGGGGCGCGGGGAACTGCGCGACTCCCACACCGAGCGACCCGCACACCTCAGACCCCGCCTCAGCCCCATCACTCCAGGGCAACGGCACGTCCGCTACGGCAGGCCCCCACACTCCTGGCCCCGGGGCCCTGGCCTCGGCCCCACATCCCCGACGGCCTTCGCCGGAGGCGCACGCCCCTCAGCCCCCCCCCACCACCTTCGCCACCGAGGCAACGAACCCCTGCGCCCAGTCGGCCTGCCTGCATCGGCTTCTTCCCCTGCGCCTGCACCCACACCAACTCGACGGCGTACGACCCCGTACCCACGTACACGTTGTTCTTCCCGACCTCCAGCGCCCCCGGCGCAAGCTCCGTCCGCCCGGGAACCGGCACGACCTGGATCAGCTTCAGCCGCTCCCCGCGGAAGACGGTCCACGCCCCGGGCGAGGGCGTGCACCCCCGTACGACCCGGTCGACCCGCAGCGCCGGCGCGGCCCAGTCCACCCGCGCGTCCTCGACGCTGATCTTCGGGGCCAGGGTGACACCGTCGGCAGGCTGCGGCACGGCCTTCAGGGTGCCGTCCTCGATCCCGTCCATGGTCGCCGCGAGCAGCCCGGACCCGGCGAAGGCGAGCCGCGTCAGCAGATCCCCGCTGGTGTCGGTGGGCCGCACCTCCTCGGTGACGGTCCCGTACACCGGCCCGGAGTCGAGCCCCTCCTCGATGAGGAACGTGGACGCGCCGGTGATCTCGTCCCCCGCCATGACCGCGTGCTGCACGGGCGCCGCCCCGCGCCAGGCGGGCAGCAGCGAGAAGTGCAGGTTGACCCAGCCGTGGGCGGGGATGTCCAGCGCGACCCGGGGCAGCAGCGCGCCGTAGGCGACGACGGGGCAGCAGTCCGGGGCGATCTCCCTCAGCCGAGCCAGGAAGTCCTCGTCGCGCGGCCGGGCCGGCCTGAGCACCTCGATCCCGGCCTCCTCGGCACGCTGGGCGACGGGGCTGGCGACGAGCCTGCGCCCCCGTCCGGCCGGCGCGTCGGGCCGCGTGACGACGGCGGCCACCTCGTGCCGCCCGGAGGCGATCAGGGCGTCCAGAGCGGGAACGGCGACCTCGGGGGTACCGGCGAAGACGAGCTTCATGGGTGGCAGTCGGCCTCTCGGGCGAGTTCACAACGGGCAGCGCACCAGTCTATGGGGCGCGGTCCCGGAGGCTCCCCGGCCGGCCACGGAGTGGCGCCCTCCCGACCGCCGGGGGCGTACGGATCCACCTCCACGCCCCTGATGCGTGACCACTCACCGCGAAACGCGTTGGTCAAGAAAGAGTTGACCTAAACGGGCCGCACTCGCGGCCCGGTCCTTTTCACCGCCGGTTCGAGAGGCTTGTTCATGGCCGACCACGCAACTCACGACGCCCAGGCGCGGGCCAGCCTGCACTTGCTGGTGCGGGACATCGAGCGGGTCCGCCGGCAGGTGGACGCACTGCGCACGCTGACAGCCCAGCTGGGCAACGTCTACCGCCCGCGCCGCTCGGGCCCCTCCACGGGCTTCGTCGTCTACGGACGCGCTCCCGCTCCGACCGTCCGCCTCGCCCAGGAGCTGCGGGACAGCGTCGAGACCCTGGTCACGGCCGCCGTGGACTTCGACCGCTCGTTGGGTTTCTCGTGGGACGCGGTGGGCTCGGCTCTCGGTGTCACCAAGCAGGCGGTGCACCGCCGTTACGGCGCGCGCCGGGCGACCGCCCAGGCCGCGGCGGAGGCCGAGCGCGCGACCGAGCCGTCGGGAGCCCGGCCGGTCGGCGTCAACACCGGCATCCCCACGGTCCCGGCGGCCCGTTCCATGCCGATGCCGATGCCCATGCCGCTGCCGACCCAGCCGACGGCGGGCAGCCCCACCCTCCGCGAGGAGACCAGGCCGAACGCGTTCCCCGGCCCACGCAACGGCTGACGCCCACACCGAGCGGCCCCGAAGCGGTTCCTTGTCTGCCCCCGAGAAACGTCGGGGGCAGACGCACGTCTCCGGTCGCCACTCTCCCCCGCCCTTCCGGAGGTGGCTCGGAGAGCCGATGGGCCGACACATCGCCGGACCGGCGGGTCGGCAGACCAGATCGGCCGGCCGGCCGGCAGGTCAGCGGGCAGGCAGGTCAGCGGGCAGGGAAGCCGCTGAGCCGACAGATCGCCGGGTCGTCAGGTCGGCAGGTCGGCAGGTCGGCAGGTCAACGGGCCAGCGGGTCGGCGGGTCGGCGGGTCGGCGAATCGGCAGGTCAGCGGACCGGCAGGTCACCCGATATCCGGCGGATCAATCCGAATCCACACCGCATCGCCCCCGCCGCCGCCCAGGCCACCCCGGCCGCCCGGCCCTCCCGGGCCTCCCCGGCCGCCCCCACCAGCTCCGCCACCCCCACTCCCGCCGCGCGCGCTCCCCCCGCGAGCCATCCGCGCAGCCTGCGCATGCTTGAGCGCGGAGGCCAGTGCCGCTCCCTTTCCCGGGGGCACCCGGATGAGCGCCCGCTCCCACGGCTCGCCCGCAGGCGGTGCCCCGGCCCGCCGCGGCCTGCCGGGGTCCGCCGGAGGCACCGGCACCGGTCCCAGCAGCTCGGCCTCGCCGGGCAGTTCCACCGTGGCGAGGAACGCGGCGAGCGCCTCCGCCGTCCCGGACACGGACGCCATCCGCGACACCGGCGGGAACCCCAGCTCGGCCCGCTCGGCCAGCTCGCGCACCGCGTGCCCGACCGGGTCCCAGCGCACCAGCGCCTGCACGGGCCGCAGCGTCGGCTCGGCCACGACCACCACGGTCCCGCCGTCCCCCTGCCCCCGCACCAGCGCCGCCGCGTCGATCCACCGCCGCAGCGACTCCTCGCCGGCCCGCAGGTCCGGCCGACCGAGCATCGCCCAGCCGTCCAGTAGCAGCGCCGCCGCGTAGCCGCCCTCGGCCACCGGCTCCGCGCCCGGCGTGCTCACGACGAGCGCGGGCGACCCCGGCACCGTGTCCAGCACCTGTTCGCGGCCCGAGGTCCGCACGGGGACGGCCGGGAACGCGCGCCCCAGCTCCTCGGCGGTCCTTCGCGCCCCCACGACCTGGGCCCGCAGCCGGAACCCGCCGCACTCGGGGCAGTGCCACCTTTCCTCCTCCCGGCCGCACCACCCGCACCGCAGGACCCCGGCGTCCTGCCCCTCCAGCGGCCCGGCGCAGTGCAGGCACCGCGCGGGCGCCCGGCACCGCGCACAGGCCATACGGGGCACGTAACCCCGCCGCGGAACCTGTACGAGTACGGGCCCGTGCTTCAGCCCTTCGCGCACGGCCTGCCAGGCGAGGGTGGGCAGCCGCGCGGCCCGTGCCGCCTCGTCACGCGCGAGATCCTGGTCGCCGACGGTCCGTACGAGCGGAGCCGCCGCGCGCACCTGTGCCCGCTCGGCGACGAGCGGCGCCGCCCAGCCGGTCTCGACGAGCTGGGCGGCCTCGACGGTGCAGCTCCAACTCCCCAGCAGGAAGGCGCACTTGTCATGGGCGGCCCGCAGCAGCAGCACCTCGCGGGCATGCGGCTGCGGGGCGTGCGGTTCGCTGTGGCTGCCGTCCCCGTCGTCCCAGACGGCCACCAGCCCCAGATCCCGCACGGGTGCGAACATGGCGGCCCTGGTCCCCACCACGGCCCGTACGGACCCGCGCCGCACGGCCAGCCACTGCCGGTACCGCTTCTCGGGCCCGGCCTCCGCGGTGAGCACGGCGTGCCGCCCCTCCCCCAGCACCGAGGTGAGCGCCGCGTCCACCCGGCTGACCGCCCGCCCGTCGGGCACGACGACGAGCGCGCCGCGCCCCGAGGCGAGCGTCGCTGCGACGGCCCGCGCCAGTTCCTCGGCCCAGCCGGGCCCCGGCAGCGCGTTCCACACGGCCCGGGGTGCCCCGCCGCCCGCGAGCGACTCGATGAAGGCGGGCCCGCGCGGATACCTGCCCCAGGACCCCACGGCCGGCACGCCAGGCACGGGCAGCGGCTCGGGGGACGGCTTTCCTTCGGCGCGGGCGTTGCGCGGCGGGACGGCCAGTTGCAGGACGTCGGCCAGACTTCCCGCGTACCGGTCGGCGACGGCGCGGGCGAGGCCCAGCAGCTCCTCGCTCAACACGATCTCGGGTGACACGACCTGGGCGAGTGCCGCCAGGGGGCCCGAATAGTCGGACTCGGCCAGCCGCTCGACGAGGAAGCCGTCGATCAGCCCGCCGCCCTCGCGCCGCCCCTCCCGCACCCGGTGCCGTCCGGCCCCGAACCGTACGCGCACCCGCACCCCGGGCTGGGCGTCGGCGTCCAGCTCGGCGGGCACGGCGTAGTCGAAGTAGCGGTCGAGGTGCAGCACGCCCTTGTCCACGAGCACCCGCGCGACGGGCAGATGCTCGGCGACCGCGGCCCCGCGCCAGGTCCGCGGCTTGGCCCGCGGCGCCTTGCGCACGGCGTCCCGGATCAGGGCGAGCTGCTCGGGCGGCGCCCCGTCGGCCCCGCCACCCCTCTGCCCGTCGTCGCTGCTCACAGCAGCATTCCTACCAGACCGCACTGACACCGCCGCCCGCCCGGACCTGCCCGCCTGGTTCGGCCCGGCCCCTCCGGCCGCACGCTGTCGCGCGGCGCTCATCGGCCCGCCGACGACGCCCCGGACCCCCGGCCCTCTGGGGAACCCACCCCGGCGCCGCACCGTGAAAGGCCGAGGCCCGGCGCCCCATGAACGGGGGGCCGGGCCTCGGTAGGTGCGCTGGAGCGGGGGCGCTGGACCTCCGCCGTGATGCGCGAACGCGCGAGAACGGGAGGCTAGAGGCCCGCCGCCTTGCGCAGCGCGTCCACCCGGTCCGTCTTCTCCCAGGTGAACTCGGGGAGCGCGCGCCCGAAGTGGCCGTACGCGGCCGTCTTGGAGTAGATGGGCCGCAGCAGGTCGAGGTCGCGGATGATCGCGGCCGGGCGGAGGTCGAAGACCTCGGAGATGGCCGTCTCGATCTTCTCGGCGTCGACCTTGGCGGTGCCGAAGGTCTCGACGAAGAGTCCGACGGGCTCGGCCTTGCCGATCGCGTAGGCGACCTGGACCTCGCAGCGGGAGGCGAGGCCCGCCGCGACGACGTTCTTGGCGACCCACCGCATGGCGTACGCGGCGGAACGGTCGACCTTGGACGGGTCCTTGCCGGAGAACGCGCCGCCACCGTGGCGGGCCATACCGCCGTAGGTGTCGATGATGATCTTGCGGCCGGTCAGACCGGCGTCACCCATCGGGCCGCCGATCTCGAAGCGGCCGGTCGGGTTGACCAGCAGGCGGTAGCCCTCGGTCTCCAGCTTGATGCCGTCGTCCAGGAGCGCCTTCAGCTCGGGCTCCACCACGAACTCGCGGATGTCGGGCGCGAGCAGCGAGTCCAGGTCGATGTCGGAGGCGTGCTGCGAGGAGACGACGACGGTGTCCAGGCGGACCGCCTTGTCGCCGTCGTACTCGATGGTGACCTGGGTCTTGCCGTCGGGGCGCAGGTACGGGATGGTGCCGTTCTTGCGGACCTCGGAGAGGCGGCGCGCGAGCCGGTGCGCGAGGTGGATCGGGAGCGGCATGAGCTCCGGGGTCTCGTCCGTCGCGTAGCCGAACATCAGGCCCTGGTCGCCGGCGCCCTGCTTGTCGAGCTCGTCCTCTTCCGCACCCGCGCCGGAACCCGCGACCCGCTTCTCGTACGCGGTGTCCACGCCCTGCGCGATGTCCGGGGACTGGGAGCCGATCGACACGGACACGCCACAGGAGGCGCCGTCGAAGCCCTTCTTGGAGGAGTCGTAGCCGATTTCGAGGATCTTGTCGCGCACGAGCTGCGCGATCGGCGCGTAGGCCTTGGTCGTGACCTCGCCGGCCACGTGCACGAGGCCGGTCGTGATCAGCGTCTCGACGGCGACCCGGGACGACGGGTCCTCACGCAGAAGCGCATCGAGGATGGTGTCGCTGATCTGGTCAGCGATCTTGTCGGGGTGACCCTCGGTCACGGACTCCGAGGTGAACAGGCGACGGGACACAACGCTCCCTGTGGTTGCAGCGGCTGCTGGCTGATCATTGGCGGACGGCCGGGAGCTGCGCCCGGCGTCGTCCGAGAACAGTTTATCGGTCGCACTCCGTCGCGGGGTCACTGTCTCGCCTCTCGGAAGCGCTGTGACCTGCGGCACGGGCATTCTGCGACACGATTCACCGTCTCCGCCAGGTTCCCACACCCGGGTGCGCCGGTGAAAAGGGGTGGGCGGAAGTGATAAAGGGGTCTCCGGAAGTCGCCAGGCCGTTCAGCCCAGTCGGCGCGCCACGAGATCCCACACGATCTCGGCCAGTGCCTCCTTGGGCCCGTACGGCACCGGGGTCTCGCTTCCGTCTGCGCCCAGCACGACCGCCTCGTTCTCCTCGGAGCCGAAGGTCTTGCGCTCGCCGACCTCGTTGACGACGAGGAGGTCGCAGCCCTTGCGCAGGAGTTTCGCCCGGCCGTTGGCCAGTACGTCGTCGGTCTCCGCGGCGAAGCCCACGACGACCTGATCTGCGCGGGCGCGGTCCGCCGAGATCTCCGCGAGGATGTCCGGATTACG
This sequence is a window from Streptomyces ortus. Protein-coding genes within it:
- a CDS encoding RsmB/NOP family class I SAM-dependent RNA methyltransferase; its protein translation is MSEQTRRPRQQGKPYRRPKQDPVRMLAFDALRAVDERDAYANLVLPPLLRKAREQGDFDGRDAALATELVYGTLRRQGTYDAVIAACVDRPLREVDPPVLDVLSLGAHQLLGTRIPTHAAVSATVDLARIVLGDGRAKFVNAVLRKISRQELDAWIEQVAPPYDEDAEDHLAVVHSHPRWIVSALWDSLGGGRAGIEDLLEADNERPEVTLVARPGRATADGILGEVGAEAALPGRWSPYAVRLSEGGEPGAIDAVREGRAGVQDEGSQLVAIALANAPLDGPDRAWLDGCAGPGGKAAMLAGLAAERGAVLLASEKQPHRAKLVANALAGNPGPYQVIAADGTRPPWRPGTFDRVLMDVPCTGLGALRRRPEARWRRRPADLDGFAPLQRGLLRTALDSVRVGGVVGYATCSPHLAETRAVVNDVLKEKDAELIDARPLFVDVPSLGEGPDVQLWPHVHGTDAMYLALIRRTG
- the fmt gene encoding methionyl-tRNA formyltransferase, which gives rise to MKLVFAGTPEVAVPALDALIASGRHEVAAVVTRPDAPAGRGRRLVASPVAQRAEEAGIEVLRPARPRDEDFLARLREIAPDCCPVVAYGALLPRVALDIPAHGWVNLHFSLLPAWRGAAPVQHAVMAGDEITGASTFLIEEGLDSGPVYGTVTEEVRPTDTSGDLLTRLAFAGSGLLAATMDGIEDGTLKAVPQPADGVTLAPKISVEDARVDWAAPALRVDRVVRGCTPSPGAWTVFRGERLKLIQVVPVPGRTELAPGALEVGKNNVYVGTGSYAVELVWVQAQGKKPMQAGRLGAGVRCLGGEGGGGGLRGVRLRRRPSGMWGRGQGPGARSVGACRSGRAVALE
- a CDS encoding primosomal protein N', producing MSSDDGQRGGGADGAPPEQLALIRDAVRKAPRAKPRTWRGAAVAEHLPVARVLVDKGVLHLDRYFDYAVPAELDADAQPGVRVRVRFGAGRHRVREGRREGGGLIDGFLVERLAESDYSGPLAALAQVVSPEIVLSEELLGLARAVADRYAGSLADVLQLAVPPRNARAEGKPSPEPLPVPGVPAVGSWGRYPRGPAFIESLAGGGAPRAVWNALPGPGWAEELARAVAATLASGRGALVVVPDGRAVSRVDAALTSVLGEGRHAVLTAEAGPEKRYRQWLAVRRGSVRAVVGTRAAMFAPVRDLGLVAVWDDGDGSHSEPHAPQPHAREVLLLRAAHDKCAFLLGSWSCTVEAAQLVETGWAAPLVAERAQVRAAAPLVRTVGDQDLARDEAARAARLPTLAWQAVREGLKHGPVLVQVPRRGYVPRMACARCRAPARCLHCAGPLEGQDAGVLRCGWCGREEERWHCPECGGFRLRAQVVGARRTAEELGRAFPAVPVRTSGREQVLDTVPGSPALVVSTPGAEPVAEGGYAAALLLDGWAMLGRPDLRAGEESLRRWIDAAALVRGQGDGGTVVVVAEPTLRPVQALVRWDPVGHAVRELAERAELGFPPVSRMASVSGTAEALAAFLATVELPGEAELLGPVPVPPADPGRPRRAGAPPAGEPWERALIRVPPGKGAALASALKHAQAARMARGGSARGGSGGGGAGGGGRGGPGGPGGRGGLGGGGGDAVWIRIDPPDIG
- the metK gene encoding methionine adenosyltransferase; the protein is MSRRLFTSESVTEGHPDKIADQISDTILDALLREDPSSRVAVETLITTGLVHVAGEVTTKAYAPIAQLVRDKILEIGYDSSKKGFDGASCGVSVSIGSQSPDIAQGVDTAYEKRVAGSGAGAEEDELDKQGAGDQGLMFGYATDETPELMPLPIHLAHRLARRLSEVRKNGTIPYLRPDGKTQVTIEYDGDKAVRLDTVVVSSQHASDIDLDSLLAPDIREFVVEPELKALLDDGIKLETEGYRLLVNPTGRFEIGGPMGDAGLTGRKIIIDTYGGMARHGGGAFSGKDPSKVDRSAAYAMRWVAKNVVAAGLASRCEVQVAYAIGKAEPVGLFVETFGTAKVDAEKIETAISEVFDLRPAAIIRDLDLLRPIYSKTAAYGHFGRALPEFTWEKTDRVDALRKAAGL